In Spirosoma sp. KUDC1026, the sequence TTGACTATGACTGCACTTTCCACTTCTGAACCTATCACGCATCGTTTCGTAGCCTTTCTCTCTCTGCTGATTGTACTGAGCGCCTGCGGCAGCAACCGACCAGTCCTGCGGGCCAGCCTGAACGATAGCTTCTGCGACCCGGCGCTGGCGTATACATACGATTCTACTTATCTCCCCCAGCCCGCTATTCAACCGTTCCTGCTGGCTAATCCGTCGCTGCGTCAGCGGTACAGCCAGCACGATCTGCTGCTGGCCAACGCAACCGGTACGCTGCCGCTTTTGCTGGAGCTGCAGCAACTGGAAGCCAATTCGCAGATCGATACGCGGCTGGAGCAGTTATCCAAACGGCAGCAGATTCTTCACCGCTTACTCCTGGCTTCAACGGAGATTTCAAGTCTGGCCGCTGAACTGGACTGCGAAGGCGAGCGTGCCGATCAACTGGCCGAATACCTGGACCAGCGTGATAACCGCCGGGTGCGTCGGCTGACGATCCTGTCGATTGTTGTCGGGGCCGTAACGACCGTTGTGAGTACGCTGATACAGGCTGATACGCCCGACAAGGTGATCGGTATTGGGGGCGGAGTTGCCAGCGCGGCCCTGGGCGGATTAGCGGCTTTTTCTTCGCAGCAAACGGTGTCCTATCAGCATCCCCGCAATTTGTTGACTGACATCTGGAATCAGCGTAAGGTCTCATCAGGTTACCCGCCTTTTATCTGGTACGTACTGAACGAACCCGCTTTCAGCAACAGCGGTCAGCGTTCCATCAGTGCCAACATCCGCCAGCGGTGGCTTGAGTACGTACTCCCCCAGCCCAGCCCGGATAAGGAAAAGCTTTTCTTCGGCACGGGCGGAGCTTATCAGGCCGATGATCTGCACACCCGGGCCAATATGCTGAACCAATTACAATCGTCCGTGCGCTCCATCGATCAGAATTTACAGGGGCTTATTCTGACACTTTCGAAGTAATTTCTGCCTGACTTTCACGTATTTCGTTCAGAAATTCAATTTACTATAAACATAATAACTAATATATTAGTTGAAAAACTAACACATTAGTCATACCTTGCTCCCACTATGGAACTTCGAGAACTTACCAAGGCTGAAGAAGAGATTATGCGTGTCCTCTGGCAGCTAAAAAAAGGCTTTGTCAAGGACGTACTGGCCGAGCTGCCCGAACCGAAACCTGCCTATAACACGGTATCGACTATTATCCGGATTCTGGAAAAAAAGGGCATGGTTGGCTACACGGCGTATGGAAAAACGCACGAATACTACCCACTGATTACGGAAGAGGCTTACCGGCGTTTCCAGACCGAGCAGCTCATGAGCAACTACTTCGACAATTCACTGAAAAAACTGGTCTCGTTCTTCGTGCAGGACAAAAACATCAGCCTGAACGAAGCCGACGAAATCATCAGGCTTCTTAACCAAACCAAAGACAAATGAACGCGCTCGACTACTTCCTGAAAGCCAACCTCTACGGTCTGCTGTTGGCGGGCTGTTATGTCCTGCTGCTGCGTCGGCACACGTTTTTCGGCCTCAACCGGATTTACCTGCTGGCATCTGCCGTTCTGTCGCTGGTGCTGCCGCTGGCAACCCTGCCCAGTGAGGCACCGGAAACTCTGCCTATCCCCACGGGGGTGATCATCCTACCGGCCACAATCGCACCCGCAGAGACTGGCCCCGACTGGGCGGTCTGGGGCGCATGGGGGTACGGAGTCGTTGCGCTGGTACTTCTGGCAGCCCTGCTAACACGGGTGTTCAGCCTGCTACGTACCATCCGGCAGTCAGAAAAAATTGATTACAGTGATCATATACAGGTCTTACCAACCAATTCTGCCACCCCAACCTTCTCCTTTTTTCAATACGTCGTGCTCAGCCCCGCCGACCGGGATAATGCGCTGATTCTCCAGCACGAACTGGTTCACGTTCGGCAGTGGCACAGCGTCGACGTACTGGCGATGCAGGTCTTGCGTAGTCTGTTCTGGGCCTGTCCGGCGCTGTGGCTGCTGGAGCGGGCGCTCCGGCAGGTGCACGAGTTCCTGGCCGATCAGCAGGCGTCGGCGTACGAACGCAATTATGCCCGGTTGCTGGTCGATTATAGTTTTGGCCTCCAGCCCGTATCTCTGGCAAACGGCTTCTTTAATCCGTCGCTGCTCAAACAGCGTATCCAGATGCTTCAGCAGCGGGCTACGAGCCGATGGGCATTAGGCAAATACGTCCTGATTGCCCCGCTGGTACTGAGTCTGCTGGCAATGACGACGGCGCGGGATGAGATCACGGATCTTGTAGCAGATCGGGTTTCTGGCCAGTCAATTACCGTATCAGGGCGGGTAATTAATGCTGCTGATGGTAAGGCTATTTCTGGTGCTGTTGTCATGAATGGAACTAAAGCTGCTACTACCAACCAGAATGGATTTTATAAGCTCAGCAATATTGATTCAAGAGGAAAACTTGTGATTAGTTCATTAGGTTACCGAACGGATATACTCCTGTTGACTAGCTTATCCAAACGGATAAAGCATAATGCATTAACGCTGAATCCTAGCCTAACTCCCACCTTGGAAGACGAGCTTCCTGCCATGGGTTCTACCTCTGATTACAAAGCCGTTAAGCCTAATCCATCGATGCCCTTGAAGATTGTACCTACTCGTATTGTAAAAAATGGAGTAGTATTTACCGCTGCGTCCGAGCCGGCTATATTCCCAACAGGAGTCCCAGGTCTGATGAATTACGTGGCTCATAACTTACACTATCCTACTAAAGCTAGAGCCGCAGGTTTGGAAGGAGATGTTTATGTCACGTTTACTATTTCGCCAACCGGTAAAGTAAAAGATGCGAAAGTAAATAGAACGCTTAAATCTGTTGGTGGGGGTTGCGAAGAAGAGGCCATTCGTGTGGTAAGCAAAATGCCGAACTGGATACCTGCTAAACAAAACGGGCAACCTGTAACCGTGCGTTATCAAATTCCAATTCGTTTTGAACTGGAAAATCTCGATGCTAATCGAGAAGTCATTAGTCAGCCTGCGGGCAACGCAAGGGTTGTTTCCGGAAAGGTAGTCAGCGCAGTCGATGGGAAAGGTCTGCCGGGGGCCACGATCATTATTAAAGATCAGACAAGGGGTACGACAACAAATGCGAAGGGCGAATACAAAATCAATACGTCGCCATCGGAATCCCTGATTTTTAGTTTTGTTGGCTTTAAATCTCAGCTTATCAAAGTGGCCAATCGATCTGTCATCAACGTAGCCCTGGCAACGGAATCTCCGGCAGTCAATAAAAAGAAAGTAACGGCCGCTCCCGCTACCAAACAGCCCGAATCACGCTCGTTTGTCGCCGTCAACGACAAGGGAAATGCCCACTTAACTATCTACAGCGAGGGAAGTTCTCGGACGTATTCGCTGCCGGATTCAATGCGAAAGACGAAGGTCTCAGTAAAGGCTCCTTCGGGCGCAAAGCCTCTCTACATCATCGATGGCGTTGAGCAGCCTGATCAGGAACTCAAGGCATTAGATCCAAACGCAATTGAGTCGATCAACGTACTCAAAGGCGACCATACCGCTACGTATGGTGTGAGAGGCAAAGACGGCGTAATTCTTATAACCACGAAAAAGAAATGAGCACCTTCTCCTATCCCCTAACCGCCAGTTTATATCTGGTACTGTTCTACGGCTGTTACGCCTTATTCCTGCGCCGGAACACGTTCTTCGGCCTTAACCGCGCCTATTTGCTGCTCAGCGTGCTGGCTTCGCTGGCGCTGCCCTTCGTTGAACTGCCGAGTCAGGCCACCGAGTCGCTGCCCGTTGGCACCGTTACGTTGCCTGCGTTCACCGTTGGCGCTGCCGATACGTCGACAACAGATGGCCTTTCACTCAGTCAGTGGTTATGGTTGATCTATGGGGCTGGCGTTGCGGTGATGCTGATCCGGCTAGTGGTCAACCTGCGCGCCGTTTTTACGCTCATCCGAACGGGCACCGTCGAGTCGTGGCAGGGCCTGCGGCTCGTTCAGCTTCCTGACGATTCAACACCTTCGTTTTCGTTCGGTCGGTATCTGGTCCTAAGCCAGACGGATGCATTACTCCGCCCCGATATGCTGATTCGTCATGAGATCGCTCATATCCGGCAGCGGCACACAGCCGACATTTTGTTCATTGAGCTGGTGTGGGCGGCCTTCTGGTTCAATCCGGTGCTGTATTTCTACAAGCGCTCTCTCCAGGAAGTCCACGAATTTCTGGCCGATCAGGCAGCCGTTCGTCAGGAAACGAATCCCCAAAACACATCATCCGATTACGCCCGGCAACTAGTTGCCTATGCGCTTCAAACATCCCCCAGTGCACTTACTACTCCTTTCGCATCCTTATCAACCTTAAAACAACGTATCCTCATGTTACAAAAACCCGCTTCCAATCGCTCAGCACTGCTACGCTATGCGCTCGTGCTACCCGTTGCTGCCCTCCTGATCATGTGTACCCAGCCTGAAAAAGAACTGGTTCAGGTAGAGAAAAAGAACAATGTCATCACCGACATTCCGAAGTCCAACCAATTCAAAGGTGTGCAGGGAGAAGTGTACACCGTCGTTGAAAAGCAGCCCGAGTTTCCGGGTGGTATGAAAGCACTTGGCAACTACATGGAGAAAAATCTGAAGTATCCAATGCCCGCTCAGCGCGCTAACGTTAGTGGTCGGGTATTTCTCAGCTTCATCGTGACAACCGATGGCGAGATCAAAAATGTGGAAGTACTCAAAGGGCTTGGGTTTGGCACCGACGAAGAAGCCCTCCGCGTGGTAGCCGCTATGCCCCGCTGGACACCTGGATCGCAGGATGGAGTACCGGTCAACGTCAAATACAATCTTCCGATCAATTTTGTCTTGGAAGAGGAAGGAGACATCGATGGCCAGACCAGTGAAGACCTGAAGAAGACATATAATACCTTTCTTGTTAACGGCAAGTCTGTTGGATATGATGGCTACATAAAGGCAATGAAAGCAGTTACTGCTCTCATGAACGAGAAGGATTCAAAAATAGGAATTCAGTTCGACGCAAAAAATGGTGTTCTAGCAATGAAGACTGAGAACTACAATCTTTAAGAGTGTTAGTTCTGGCCTTCCTCTTTTAGTCCTTACTACGCGTAAGCAACTAACTTGCTCGCAACGCATCATACAATGCGTATTGCACCAACACTAATTCTCAAAACAGCGTATTCTCATGTTACAAAAACCCGCGTCCAATCGCTCTGCGCTGCTACGCTATGCCTTCGTATTACCTGTAGCCGCCCTGTTAACCATGTGTACGCAGCCCGAAAAAGAACTGACGGCCACCGAACAACCTATAGCAGGTGAGATTTACACCGTTGTTGAAAAACAACCCGAGTTTCCGGGTGGCATGGCAGCACTGGGCAACTATATGTCTAAGACTATTAAATATCCAGCAGCTGCCGAGCGTGCCAATGTTAGCGGGCGGGTATATGTCTCCTTTGTTGTGACAACAACCGGCGAGATTAAAAACGTCGAGATACTCAAAGGGCTTGGCTTTGGAACCGACGAAGAAGCCGCCCGCGTGGTAGCGGCTATGCCCCACTGGAAACCAGGTTCTCAAGGCGGAACACCCGTTAACGTAAAGTACAATCTGCCCATCAATTTTTCCCTCGACGGTACACCACCATCGTCCAACCGCTCGTCGTCCGACATGATGCAAGACATAAAAGTCTTTACGGTTAACGGTAAAGAAGTCACGAAGGAGGAAGCCAGGAACGTTGATCCGAACGTAATTGTGCGGATGGACGTCGACAAAGAACAGGGCACCGTTGCCATTACCACGAAGTAAGGCATCGCCGGTTACTTCGTTGGCTCGCCGTAGGTCAACTCGGTTAGCTTGACGGATGTGCCGAACGGCTTACGTTTGATACGTACCCGAAACAGATTATCAAAATCATCCGATCCGATTTTCGTAAGCGAGGGCTGGGCATCCAGCCCTTTTACGATTTCCAGAATTGTGTTGCTGTGCCCCACCACCAGCACCGTTTTCCCTCTGATGGCTTTAACCCGCTCCGTAATGGTGCTGGTCGGCTTTGCCGGATAGTCACGCACCGGCACCGATAGGCGTTTTGCCAGTGGTTCCGCCGTTTGCCGGGTCCGCCGATACGGCGTCGTGAAGATGGAGTCGATGGGCTCATTCCCCAGTTTATCCGCCAGTGCGGCAGCCCGTCTGAAACCCACCGGATTCAGATCTGTCGAGTCGGTTTCGGACACTTTTTCGGCATGACGTACTACGTACACCGTCGTTGTCGAGCAGGCGGTTAGCACGGTCAGTAAAAGCAGGCAGAGAGCAATTTGGCGCATGGTCATCGGGAAAATCATAGCAAGATAATCACAGGCCCGGTACAATTTATCGCCAAACGTTTTTTGCGAATGTCAGAACCAATCACCAAATTTGTCCATCAATCTAGTATTCTGATAGATATTGTGTATTAATTCAGCAGTGGTCGAAACGTAATTTCGTCGCTGAAAACACAATCTACCGCTTACTAATTGACAAGGCACTCAAACCACAATCGGATTGATGTGCAGCTTATGTTTCAGCATAGTGGCCTTTATTAAACTACTAAATCAATAGAATAAGTAAATTAATAGAAAATATGACGCTTGAATTCACGAACGAACTAGGCGATATCCGCCCTGTCCAGACAAAACCTCGTCATAGATCAGCCGCTGTTGCGCCGTTGGTTTCGGGTGATACGGCTCCTTTTTTCAGCCTGTCGAGTGCGACCGGCGAGTGGCGCTCGTCGCTGTTTAATCACGCCCAGCCCGCTACGTCGGTGTCGCTGCTGAGTCTGGCCGCAACCAAGCCTGTGGTGGTCAGCTTTTACTGCCCTTGCTGGGGTGCTTACGCCGAACCTCATCTGGACGCCCTGATCCGGCTCAGCGACGAGCTGCAGAAAAGCGGAGCCGAGCTGATCGTCCTATCGAACGAATCACCCAAGGCACTGCAACGGCAGGGTAAGGTTGTCGATTTCCTGTTCGCTTACGACGCCGATTGGCAGGTCGCGCGTCAGTTTGGCGTGTACAGCGAAGACAATCCGGTCTGGGATCGGGTCTCCGGCATCTCCGACGAAGCCTTTGTGCCGGCGCTGTACGTGATTGGCCCCGATCGCCAGATCATTTATCATGGGATCGACGAAAACTTCGATTCTCCCCTGAACACCGAAGCCGTTCTGGAAGCCGTTGATTCCGTTTCGGCCGCGACGCCGGACCTGATTGATACCGTGCCGTTTAATCCGTATTCACTGGGATTTTTCGGTTTGTGGCTGGCGGGACTGATCGCTGCGGTAGCCATGTAACCTGGGCGTATATAGTCCTGTTTCACCACTCGTACACTACGTAGTTTAGCAAACTCATCCCCATGATTTCAAAGAAAGCAAAGTACGCCATGAAGGCCCTGAAAACTCTGACGGAAGAATACGGCAGAGGTCCGGTGTTGATTGCTCAGATTTCAGCCCAGGAAAACATTCCCCGCAAGTTTCTGGAGATTATCCTGCTTGAGCTTCGCAATCACGGTATCCTGCAAAGTCAGAAGGGAAAAGGCGGTGGTTATATGCTACGTGTCGATCCCGAGCGGGTCACCCTGGCGCAGATTCTGCGGGTTATCGATGGTCCTATTGCCCCAACGCCCTGCGTATCGCTCAATTTCTACGTAAAATGCGACGATTGTGAGGATGAAGTTACCTGCGCCATCCGGCCAATTATGGAACGGGTGCGCGACGCCAATCTGGCGGTTTACGAAAAAACTACGCTCAAAGCCTTCGTCCAGCACGAACTGGTGCTGAACTGAACTCAGCGCATCTTCAAAACAAATCCGCTATAGCTCGTCTGGCGGCATGGAAACCACACATGCCGTGTACGCCACCACCCGGCGGTGTCGACGATGAACAGACATATATTCCCTTCGCCGACGTACTGTAGGGAGCTAACGTAATAACCGGCCGGGTGTAGAGCTGCGTTATATCAATGATACCGCCGTTGATGTCTCCTCCGATATAGTTAGGATTATACGCTTCAACCTGCTGGGTATTCATGGTGTGCCGGGCCAGAATCAACTCCCGGAAGCCAGGCGCGAATCGCTCAATCTGTCGTTCAATGACCTCCGTCCGATCGTCGGTCGAGCCGTTCGGTACGTGACAATACGCCCAGGCCGTGTGCTTGCCGGCGGGGGCGCGGCTATCGTCGAACAGGCTTTGCTGAGCCAGCAGGACGAACGGTTTATCAGGATGTTTCCCCTCGGACGTCTGCTGTTCAGCAGCCGTGATTTCGTCCAGCGTACCGCCGATATGTACCGTACCCGCCTGCCGGCATTCGGGAGCGGTAAACGGAATGGGGCCGTCCAGCGCCCAGTCGATCTTGAACACGCCCATA encodes:
- a CDS encoding TonB family protein, with protein sequence MNALDYFLKANLYGLLLAGCYVLLLRRHTFFGLNRIYLLASAVLSLVLPLATLPSEAPETLPIPTGVIILPATIAPAETGPDWAVWGAWGYGVVALVLLAALLTRVFSLLRTIRQSEKIDYSDHIQVLPTNSATPTFSFFQYVVLSPADRDNALILQHELVHVRQWHSVDVLAMQVLRSLFWACPALWLLERALRQVHEFLADQQASAYERNYARLLVDYSFGLQPVSLANGFFNPSLLKQRIQMLQQRATSRWALGKYVLIAPLVLSLLAMTTARDEITDLVADRVSGQSITVSGRVINAADGKAISGAVVMNGTKAATTNQNGFYKLSNIDSRGKLVISSLGYRTDILLLTSLSKRIKHNALTLNPSLTPTLEDELPAMGSTSDYKAVKPNPSMPLKIVPTRIVKNGVVFTAASEPAIFPTGVPGLMNYVAHNLHYPTKARAAGLEGDVYVTFTISPTGKVKDAKVNRTLKSVGGGCEEEAIRVVSKMPNWIPAKQNGQPVTVRYQIPIRFELENLDANREVISQPAGNARVVSGKVVSAVDGKGLPGATIIIKDQTRGTTTNAKGEYKINTSPSESLIFSFVGFKSQLIKVANRSVINVALATESPAVNKKKVTAAPATKQPESRSFVAVNDKGNAHLTIYSEGSSRTYSLPDSMRKTKVSVKAPSGAKPLYIIDGVEQPDQELKALDPNAIESINVLKGDHTATYGVRGKDGVILITTKKK
- a CDS encoding energy transducer TonB; its protein translation is MLQKPASNRSALLRYAFVLPVAALLTMCTQPEKELTATEQPIAGEIYTVVEKQPEFPGGMAALGNYMSKTIKYPAAAERANVSGRVYVSFVVTTTGEIKNVEILKGLGFGTDEEAARVVAAMPHWKPGSQGGTPVNVKYNLPINFSLDGTPPSSNRSSSDMMQDIKVFTVNGKEVTKEEARNVDPNVIVRMDVDKEQGTVAITTK
- a CDS encoding RrF2 family transcriptional regulator, with the protein product MISKKAKYAMKALKTLTEEYGRGPVLIAQISAQENIPRKFLEIILLELRNHGILQSQKGKGGGYMLRVDPERVTLAQILRVIDGPIAPTPCVSLNFYVKCDDCEDEVTCAIRPIMERVRDANLAVYEKTTLKAFVQHELVLN
- a CDS encoding SixA phosphatase family protein; the protein is MRQIALCLLLLTVLTACSTTTVYVVRHAEKVSETDSTDLNPVGFRRAAALADKLGNEPIDSIFTTPYRRTRQTAEPLAKRLSVPVRDYPAKPTSTITERVKAIRGKTVLVVGHSNTILEIVKGLDAQPSLTKIGSDDFDNLFRVRIKRKPFGTSVKLTELTYGEPTK
- a CDS encoding redoxin domain-containing protein; this encodes MTLEFTNELGDIRPVQTKPRHRSAAVAPLVSGDTAPFFSLSSATGEWRSSLFNHAQPATSVSLLSLAATKPVVVSFYCPCWGAYAEPHLDALIRLSDELQKSGAELIVLSNESPKALQRQGKVVDFLFAYDADWQVARQFGVYSEDNPVWDRVSGISDEAFVPALYVIGPDRQIIYHGIDENFDSPLNTEAVLEAVDSVSAATPDLIDTVPFNPYSLGFFGLWLAGLIAAVAM
- a CDS encoding BlaI/MecI/CopY family transcriptional regulator, with translation MELRELTKAEEEIMRVLWQLKKGFVKDVLAELPEPKPAYNTVSTIIRILEKKGMVGYTAYGKTHEYYPLITEEAYRRFQTEQLMSNYFDNSLKKLVSFFVQDKNISLNEADEIIRLLNQTKDK
- a CDS encoding TonB family protein: MSTFSYPLTASLYLVLFYGCYALFLRRNTFFGLNRAYLLLSVLASLALPFVELPSQATESLPVGTVTLPAFTVGAADTSTTDGLSLSQWLWLIYGAGVAVMLIRLVVNLRAVFTLIRTGTVESWQGLRLVQLPDDSTPSFSFGRYLVLSQTDALLRPDMLIRHEIAHIRQRHTADILFIELVWAAFWFNPVLYFYKRSLQEVHEFLADQAAVRQETNPQNTSSDYARQLVAYALQTSPSALTTPFASLSTLKQRILMLQKPASNRSALLRYALVLPVAALLIMCTQPEKELVQVEKKNNVITDIPKSNQFKGVQGEVYTVVEKQPEFPGGMKALGNYMEKNLKYPMPAQRANVSGRVFLSFIVTTDGEIKNVEVLKGLGFGTDEEALRVVAAMPRWTPGSQDGVPVNVKYNLPINFVLEEEGDIDGQTSEDLKKTYNTFLVNGKSVGYDGYIKAMKAVTALMNEKDSKIGIQFDAKNGVLAMKTENYNL